The following proteins are co-located in the Solanum pennellii chromosome 1, SPENNV200 genome:
- the LOC107008517 gene encoding uncharacterized protein LOC107008517 isoform X1, whose amino-acid sequence MTTTDISSLETRYMYSCQARGVPPNKQVLSALFKAKLKKARHEVSSLVILLDDIKDTDFHPLLDLLTEADLSEIDAVDIINRSVCILSWEYLLALMRVSSRKLRVVDIQDILFGKDFLLDLAQRGLPCQILNLRSSHFRKLNMIGNFARMHTLNLDFSASLTNFREDCFTCMPNLKFLSLCETRITNLWTTTAALAKLPALVELRFQHFLQDDEARKHAASDRRNDYWDSDHMQTSIHDEAPSVSGENIMYRIFNEEDQYLNNTDMNLDMSSETEDSSDDSEVDFSSQDRETSFMELLPDVPPGWEDLLNLRNEVSFGTLEMQDDEEPFFRLSDTRLPYITPKKCISHNPSPICFEKFYREYMIASLPNLKILDNLHIRKVDREKAILIFSEKFEHLPYKRKYKDSVVSILQKREIRANHTHGPSPRRKSQYFYSRSLSAAKVGSVAWPSLRPLSIVGTTARDDQRSYRPRQFEYHPSDASLMVFGTLDGEVIVINHESEKIVSYIPSLGAMNSVLGLCWLKNYPSKVIAGSDNGSLRLYDIRLMPTTATGSHQSAGSIMFDDFDQLTSVHVNSTDELFLASGYSKHVALYDISSGRRLQVFDDMHREHINVVKFAHHSPSIFATSSFDRDVKLWDLRQKPNHPCYTALSSRGNVMVCFSPDDQYLLVSAVDNEVKQLLAVDGRLHLDFSITSTGSSQNYTRSYYMNGRDYVISGSCDEHVVRICCAQTGRRLRDVSLEGKGSGASMFVQSLRGDPFRDFSMSVLAAYIRPSSNSEIVKVNLLASTDQDKGNLYTRHSHPLCSSGG is encoded by the exons GTACATGTATTCTTGTCAGGCTAGAGGAGTTCCACCTAATAAACAAGTTCTGTCAGCTCTTTTCAAG GCCAAACTGAAAAAAGCCCGCCATGAGGTGTCTAGCTTAGTGATTTTGCTGGATGACATCAAGGATACTGATTTCCACCCACTACTCGATTTGTTGACGGAAGCTGATCTTTCTGAGATTGATGCAGTAGATATTATAAATAGATCTGTCTGCATCCTGAGTTGGGAGTATCTTCTTGCTTTAATGCGTGTCAGCAGTAGGAAGCTTCGAGTTGTTGATATCCAGGATATATTGTTTGGAAAGGACTTCTTGCT GGATCTTGCTCAACGCGGCTTACCATGCCAAATCCTGAATCTGAGGTCCTCCCATTTCCGAAAACTCAACATGATTGGGAATTTTGCGCGGATGCACACTCTTAATCTAGATTTCAGTGCATCACTTACGAATTTCCGTGAGGACTGTTTTACCTGCATGCCAAATTTGAAGTTCCTTTCATTGTGTGAAACAAGAATCACTAATTTATGGACTACCACTGCTGCACTTGCGAAACTCCCCGCCTTAGTTGAATTACGCTTTCAGCATTTCTTACAGGATGATGAAGCACGGAAGCATGCTGCATCAGATAGAAGGAATGATTACTGGGATTCAGATCATATGCAGACTAGTATTCATGATGAAGCACCGTCAGTTAGTGGTGAAAATATCATGTATAGGATTTTTAATGAAGAAGACCAATATTTGAATAATACTGATATGAATCTTGATATGAGTAGCGAAACAGAAGATTCATCTGATGACAGTGAAGTGGACTTTTCAAGTCAGGATCGTGAAACGAGTTTCATGGAACTCTTGCCTGATGTACCTCCTGGTTGGGAGGATCTGCTTAATCTGCGAAATGAG GTTTCTTTTGGAACGTTGGAGATGCAGGATGACGAAGAACCATTCTTCCGTTTGTCTGACACACGGCTTCCTTACATTACTCCAAAGAAGTGTATATCTCATAATCCTTCACCgatatgttttgaaaaattctACCGTGAGTACATGATAGCTTCACTGCCAAACCTGAAAATTCTAGATAACTTGCATATTAGGAAGGTTGACAGAGAAAAGGCCATATTGATCTTCTCAGAAAAATTTGAGCACCTGCCGTATAAGAGGAAGTATAAGGACAGTGTTGTCAGCATTCTGCAAAAGCGTGAGATTAGAGCAAACCATACTCATGGGCCCTCTCCTAGGAGAAAGTCGCAATACTTTTATTCTAGGTCATTGTCTGCTGCAAAAGTTGGTTCTGTTGCTTGGCCTTCCCTTCGTCCCCTCTCGATCGTGGGCACCACAGCAAGAGATGATCAAAGAAGTTACCGACCACGCCAATTTGAGTATCATCCATCTGATGCAAGCCTTATGGTTTTTGGAACACTGGATGGTGAAGTAATTGTTATCAACCATGAGAGTGAAAAAATTGTCAGTTATATTCCCTCACTTGGAGCAATGAACAGTGTTCTGGGTTTATGCTGGCTCAAAAATTATCCCTCCAAG GTCATTGCTGGTTCTGATAATGGTTCACTTAGATTATATGACATCCGGTTGATGCCTACAACAGCCACAGGCAGTCATCAGAGTGCAGGTTCAATTATGTTTGATGACTTTGACCAGTTAACGTCTGTTCATGTCAACTCTACCGATGAATTATTTCTTGCAAGTGGATACTCAAAACATGTTGCTCTGTACGACATTAGCAGTGGCAGACGGTTGCAGGTGTTTGATGATATGCATCGAGAACATATAAATGTCGTTAAATTTGCACACCACTCTCCATCTATTTTTGCCACTTCATCATTTGATCGGGATGTTAAGTTGTGGGATTTAAGACAGAAACCAAACCATCCTTGCTACACTGCTTTAAGTTCTCGAGGAAATGTGATGGTTTGCTTTTCTCCTGATGACCAATATCTTCTTGTCTCAGCTGTTGACAATGAG GTGAAACAACTGTTAGCTGTTGATGGGAGGCTCCATCTAGATTTTAGTATTACTTCAACAGGGAGCTCTCAGAATTACACGCGATCTTATTACATGAACGGAAGGGATTATGTCATCAGCGGAAGCTGTGATGAACATGTAGTCCGCATCTGTTGTGCTCAAACGGGTAGGCGGCTTAGAGATGTATCATTGGAG GGAAAAGGTTCAGGAGCTTCAATGTTTGTCCAATCATTGAGGGGTGATCCTTTCAGA GATTTTAGCATGAGCGTTTTGGCAGCATATATACGTCCAAGCTCAAACTCAGAAATTGTTAAG GTAAATCTGTTGGCATCAACTGACCAAGACAAAGGGAACTTGTACACTCGGCATTCTCATCCACTATGTAGTAGCGGAGGCTGA
- the LOC107007891 gene encoding uncharacterized protein LOC107007891, whose protein sequence is MAAFSFSLSTSPQPIRNFKRLTISPSLSSLPSRSTKIRNKSLHLRTASISASSASSYDDFSASNQNSRSKKSVLSNLIQEIEPLDVSLIQKDVPPTTIDAMKRTISGMLGLLPSDQFQVLIEALWEPISKLLISSMMTGYTLRNAEYRLCLEKNIEIYDGNIGRQKLEDSKVGDEKLLNENISSKKSEQKQPTSEGKSELSPDIPDFGKMTPEAQQYILDLQTRLASYKKELREVKRKSAALQMQQFVGEEKNELLDYLRSLLPEKVAELSEPTSLEVKETIRSVVHGLLATLSPRMHSKAPDLSENSSAGTVNIGAEDSIDLVENTSIHFQPQISLTRDYLARLLFWCMLLGHYLRGLEYRVELTELLSLPCGLKNEGLSN, encoded by the exons ATGGCAGCCTTCTCCTTCTCCCTCTCTACTTCTCCTCAACCTATACGCAATTTCAAACGCCTAACTatttctccctctctttcttctcttcccTCTCGTTCAACCAAAATTCGTAATAAATCTTTGCACTTAAGAACTGCTTCAATTTCTGCTTCTTCGGCTTCTTCTTACGATGATTTCAGTGCTAGCAACCAGAATTCTCGATCCAAG AAATCAGTCCTCTCAAACTTGATACAAGAGATAGAGCCATTGGATGTGAGCCTTATTCAAAAAGATGTACCACCCACTACCATTGATGCAATGAAAAGAACTATATCAGGCATGTTGGGCTTGCTTCCATCAGACCAGTTTCAAGTTCTAATTGAAGCTTTGTGGGAACCAATCTCCAAGCTTTTGATCTCTTCAATGATGACTGG GTATACACTACGGAATGCTGAGTACAGGCTTTGTCTTGAAAAGAACATTGAAATATATGATGGAAACATTGGTAGACAAAAGCTTGAAGATTCCAAAGTTGGAGATGAGAAATTGCTGAATGAAAATATATCGAGCAAAAAATCTGAACAGAAACAACCAACATCAGAAGGAAAGAGTGAACTTTCACCTGATATTCCAGACTTTGGTAAAATGACCCCTGAAGCTCAGCAATACATATTAGACCTACAGACTCGCTTAGCGTCTTACAAAAAG GAACTTCGTGAAGTTAAGAGGAAAAGTGCAGCTCTTCAGATGCAACAATTTGTAGGTGAGGAGAAGAATGAGTTGTTGGACTACTTAAGATCATTGCTTCCGGAGAAG GTTGCTGAGCTATCAGAACCAACATCCCTGGAAGTAAAGGAGACCATCCGTTCAGTAGTCCATGGACTACTCGCAACTCTATCACCCAGAATGCATTCTAAGGCTCCTGATCTATCAGAAAATAGCTCTGCAGGAACTGTAAATATTGGAGCTGAAGATTCCATCGATCTTGTTGAGAACACATCCATTCACTTCCAACCTCAGATATCATTGACTCGAGATTATTTGGCTCGTCTGTTGTTTTG GTGCATGCTACTAGGGCACTATCTTAGGGGTCTAGAATACCGGGTGGAGCTTACTGAACTGTTATCCTTGCCATGTGGGTTAAAGAACGAAGGTTTGAGCAATTAG
- the LOC107013196 gene encoding probable indole-3-acetic acid-amido synthetase GH3.1, protein MAVDSVLSSPLGPPACEKDAKALQFIEEMTRNADAVQQRVLDEILTRNSQTEYLKRFKLDGVTDRETFKSIIPVVTYEDLQPEIQRIANGDRSPILSAHPISEFLTSSGTSAGERKLMPTIKEELDRRQLLYSLLMPVMNLYVPGLDKGKGLYFLFIKSETKTPGGLLARPVLTSYYKSEHFKSRPHDPYNVYTSPNETILCSDSFQSMYTQMLCGLYEREQVLRLGAVFASGLVRAIRFLQLHWEELALDIRTGTLNPQITNPSVCERMGKIIKPNPELADFVANECCKENWEGIITRIWPKTKYLDVIVTGAMAQYIPTLDYYSGGLPKACTMYAASECYFGLNLNPMCKPSEVSYTIMPNMGYFEFLPHDPTSTTTTSSPTNLVDLVDVEVGKEYELVITTYAGLYRYRVGDILRVTGFHNSAPQFHFVRRKNVLLSIDSDKTDEAELQGAVENASKLLREFNTSVVEYTSYADTKTIPGHYVIYWELLMKDLNNSPSDEVLNRCCLAMEESLNTVYRQGRVACNSIGPLEIRVVKNGTFEELMDYAISRGASINQYKVPRCVNFAPILELLDSRVMSRHFSPSLPQWTPERRR, encoded by the exons ATGGCTGTTGATTCGGTTTTATCATCTCCGTTGGGTCCTCCTGCTTGTGAGAAAGATGCAAAAGCACTTCAATTCATCGAAGAGATGACTAGAAATGCTGATGCTGTTCAACAAAGAGTATTGGATGAGATATTAACTCGAAACTCCCAAACTGAATACCTCAAACGCTTTAAATTGGACGGCGTTACTGACCGTGAAACCTTTAAATCCATTATTCCCGTCGTAACTTATGAAGATCTTCAACCGGAGATTCAACGGATCGCTAACGGCGATCGTTCTCCTATCTTATCCGCTCATCCCATCTCTGAATTCCTCACTAG CTCTGGAACGTCAGCTGGTGAAAGGAAACTGATGCCAACAATTAAAGAAGAGTTAGATCGTCGCCAGCTACTTTACAGTCTTCTTATGCCAGTTATGAACCT ATACGTGCCTGGATTAGACAAAGGCAAAGGACTATACTTCTTGTTTATCAAATCCGAGACGAAAACTCCAGGTGGGCTATTGGCCCGACCCGTTTTGACAAGCTATTACAAAAGTGAACATTTCAAAAGCAGACCTCATGACCCATACAATGTTTACACAAGCCCAAATGAAACAATCCTTTGTTCCGACTCTTTCCAGAGCATGTACACTCAAATGCTCTGCGGTCTCTATGAGCGCGAGCAAGTTCTTCGGCTCGGCGCTGTTTTTGCCTCGGGCCTTGTCCGAGCCATTCGATTCTTGCAGCTCCACTGGGAGGAACTTGCTCTTGACATTCGAACTGGAACTCTGAACCCACAAATTACCAACCCTTCCGTTTGCGAACGGATGGGTAAAATCATTAAACCGAATCCAGAGCTAGCTGATTTTGTTGCAAATGAATGTTGTAAGGAAAATTGGGAAGGAATTATCACGAGGATTTGGCCTAAGACAAAGTACCTTGACGTTATCGTTACGGGTGCTATGGCTCAGTACATTCCTACTCTTGATTATTACAGTGGTGGATTACCAAAAGCGTGCACTATGTACGCAGCTTCCGAGTGTTACTTTGGGCTTAATTTAAATCCCATGTGTAAGCCCTCGGAAGTTTCGTACACCATCATGCCAAACATGggttattttgaatttttaccCCATGACCctacatcaacaacaacaacttcCTCACCTACCAATCTCGTTGACCTTGTCGATGTTGAAGTTGGAAAAGAGTACGAGCTCGTCATCACAACATACGCCGGTTTATACCGTTACAGAGTCGGAGACATCCTCCGAGTCACCGGGTTTCACAACTCAGCCCCGCAGTTCCATTTTGTCCGGAGAAAAAATGTTCTATTGAGCATTGACTCTGACAAAACTGATGAAGCTGAGTTACAGGGAGCCGTGGAGAATGCTTCGAAATTACTCAGGGAGTTCAACACCAGCGTGGTTGAGTACACTAGTTATGCAGATACAAAGACAATTCCAGGACATTACGTGATATATTGGGAGTTATTAATGAAGGATTTGAACAATTCTCCTAGTGATGAAGTATTGAACCGATGTTGTTTAGCGATGGAAGAGTCACTCAACACAGTCTATCGACAAGGGCGAGTTGCTTGCAACTCAATTGGTCCATTGGAAATTCGAGTGGTGAAAAATGGTACATTTGAAGAATTAATGGATTATGCAATTTCAAGAGGTGCTTCCATTAACCAATATAAGGTGCCTAGATGTGTGAATTTTGCACCTATTTTGGAACTTCTTGACTCAAGAGTAATGTCAAGACACTTTAGCCCATCCTTACCTCAATGGACACCTGAACGACGTCGTTGA
- the LOC107008517 gene encoding uncharacterized protein LOC107008517 isoform X3 — translation MTTTDISSLETRYMYSCQARGVPPNKQVLSALFKAKLKKARHEVSSLVILLDDIKDTDFHPLLDLLTEADLSEIDAVDIINRSVCILSWEYLLALMRVSSRKLRVVDIQDILFGKDFLLDLAQRGLPCQILNLRSSHFRKLNMIGNFARMHTLNLDFSASLTNFREDCFTCMPNLKFLSLCETRITNLWTTTAALAKLPALVELRFQHFLQDDEARKHAASDRRNDYWDSDHMQTSIHDEAPSVSGENIMYRIFNEEDQYLNNTDMNLDMSSETEDSSDDSEVDFSSQDRETSFMELLPDVPPGWEDLLNLRNEVSFGTLEMQDDEEPFFRLSDTRLPYITPKKCISHNPSPICFEKFYREYMIASLPNLKILDNLHIRKVDREKAILIFSEKFEHLPYKRKYKDSVVSILQKREIRANHTHGPSPRRKSQYFYSRSLSAAKVGSVAWPSLRPLSIVGTTARDDQRSYRPRQFEYHPSDASLMVFGTLDGEVIVINHESEKIVSYIPSLGAMNSVLGLCWLKNYPSKVIAGSDNGSLRLYDIRLMPTTATGSHQSAGSIMFDDFDQLTSVHVNSTDELFLASGYSKHVALYDISSGRRLQVFDDMHREHINVVKFAHHSPSIFATSSFDRDVKLWDLRQKPNHPCYTALSSRGNVMVCFSPDDQYLLVSAVDNEVKQLLAVDGRLHLDFSITSTGSSQNYTRSYYMNGRDYVISGSCDEHVVRICCAQTGRRLRDVSLEGKGSGASMFVQSLRGDPFRIWRLLLPIY, via the exons GTACATGTATTCTTGTCAGGCTAGAGGAGTTCCACCTAATAAACAAGTTCTGTCAGCTCTTTTCAAG GCCAAACTGAAAAAAGCCCGCCATGAGGTGTCTAGCTTAGTGATTTTGCTGGATGACATCAAGGATACTGATTTCCACCCACTACTCGATTTGTTGACGGAAGCTGATCTTTCTGAGATTGATGCAGTAGATATTATAAATAGATCTGTCTGCATCCTGAGTTGGGAGTATCTTCTTGCTTTAATGCGTGTCAGCAGTAGGAAGCTTCGAGTTGTTGATATCCAGGATATATTGTTTGGAAAGGACTTCTTGCT GGATCTTGCTCAACGCGGCTTACCATGCCAAATCCTGAATCTGAGGTCCTCCCATTTCCGAAAACTCAACATGATTGGGAATTTTGCGCGGATGCACACTCTTAATCTAGATTTCAGTGCATCACTTACGAATTTCCGTGAGGACTGTTTTACCTGCATGCCAAATTTGAAGTTCCTTTCATTGTGTGAAACAAGAATCACTAATTTATGGACTACCACTGCTGCACTTGCGAAACTCCCCGCCTTAGTTGAATTACGCTTTCAGCATTTCTTACAGGATGATGAAGCACGGAAGCATGCTGCATCAGATAGAAGGAATGATTACTGGGATTCAGATCATATGCAGACTAGTATTCATGATGAAGCACCGTCAGTTAGTGGTGAAAATATCATGTATAGGATTTTTAATGAAGAAGACCAATATTTGAATAATACTGATATGAATCTTGATATGAGTAGCGAAACAGAAGATTCATCTGATGACAGTGAAGTGGACTTTTCAAGTCAGGATCGTGAAACGAGTTTCATGGAACTCTTGCCTGATGTACCTCCTGGTTGGGAGGATCTGCTTAATCTGCGAAATGAG GTTTCTTTTGGAACGTTGGAGATGCAGGATGACGAAGAACCATTCTTCCGTTTGTCTGACACACGGCTTCCTTACATTACTCCAAAGAAGTGTATATCTCATAATCCTTCACCgatatgttttgaaaaattctACCGTGAGTACATGATAGCTTCACTGCCAAACCTGAAAATTCTAGATAACTTGCATATTAGGAAGGTTGACAGAGAAAAGGCCATATTGATCTTCTCAGAAAAATTTGAGCACCTGCCGTATAAGAGGAAGTATAAGGACAGTGTTGTCAGCATTCTGCAAAAGCGTGAGATTAGAGCAAACCATACTCATGGGCCCTCTCCTAGGAGAAAGTCGCAATACTTTTATTCTAGGTCATTGTCTGCTGCAAAAGTTGGTTCTGTTGCTTGGCCTTCCCTTCGTCCCCTCTCGATCGTGGGCACCACAGCAAGAGATGATCAAAGAAGTTACCGACCACGCCAATTTGAGTATCATCCATCTGATGCAAGCCTTATGGTTTTTGGAACACTGGATGGTGAAGTAATTGTTATCAACCATGAGAGTGAAAAAATTGTCAGTTATATTCCCTCACTTGGAGCAATGAACAGTGTTCTGGGTTTATGCTGGCTCAAAAATTATCCCTCCAAG GTCATTGCTGGTTCTGATAATGGTTCACTTAGATTATATGACATCCGGTTGATGCCTACAACAGCCACAGGCAGTCATCAGAGTGCAGGTTCAATTATGTTTGATGACTTTGACCAGTTAACGTCTGTTCATGTCAACTCTACCGATGAATTATTTCTTGCAAGTGGATACTCAAAACATGTTGCTCTGTACGACATTAGCAGTGGCAGACGGTTGCAGGTGTTTGATGATATGCATCGAGAACATATAAATGTCGTTAAATTTGCACACCACTCTCCATCTATTTTTGCCACTTCATCATTTGATCGGGATGTTAAGTTGTGGGATTTAAGACAGAAACCAAACCATCCTTGCTACACTGCTTTAAGTTCTCGAGGAAATGTGATGGTTTGCTTTTCTCCTGATGACCAATATCTTCTTGTCTCAGCTGTTGACAATGAG GTGAAACAACTGTTAGCTGTTGATGGGAGGCTCCATCTAGATTTTAGTATTACTTCAACAGGGAGCTCTCAGAATTACACGCGATCTTATTACATGAACGGAAGGGATTATGTCATCAGCGGAAGCTGTGATGAACATGTAGTCCGCATCTGTTGTGCTCAAACGGGTAGGCGGCTTAGAGATGTATCATTGGAG GGAAAAGGTTCAGGAGCTTCAATGTTTGTCCAATCATTGAGGGGTGATCCTTTCAGA ATCTGGAGGCTTTTGCTTCCAATCTATTAA
- the LOC107008517 gene encoding uncharacterized protein LOC107008517 isoform X2: MYSCQARGVPPNKQVLSALFKAKLKKARHEVSSLVILLDDIKDTDFHPLLDLLTEADLSEIDAVDIINRSVCILSWEYLLALMRVSSRKLRVVDIQDILFGKDFLLDLAQRGLPCQILNLRSSHFRKLNMIGNFARMHTLNLDFSASLTNFREDCFTCMPNLKFLSLCETRITNLWTTTAALAKLPALVELRFQHFLQDDEARKHAASDRRNDYWDSDHMQTSIHDEAPSVSGENIMYRIFNEEDQYLNNTDMNLDMSSETEDSSDDSEVDFSSQDRETSFMELLPDVPPGWEDLLNLRNEVSFGTLEMQDDEEPFFRLSDTRLPYITPKKCISHNPSPICFEKFYREYMIASLPNLKILDNLHIRKVDREKAILIFSEKFEHLPYKRKYKDSVVSILQKREIRANHTHGPSPRRKSQYFYSRSLSAAKVGSVAWPSLRPLSIVGTTARDDQRSYRPRQFEYHPSDASLMVFGTLDGEVIVINHESEKIVSYIPSLGAMNSVLGLCWLKNYPSKVIAGSDNGSLRLYDIRLMPTTATGSHQSAGSIMFDDFDQLTSVHVNSTDELFLASGYSKHVALYDISSGRRLQVFDDMHREHINVVKFAHHSPSIFATSSFDRDVKLWDLRQKPNHPCYTALSSRGNVMVCFSPDDQYLLVSAVDNEVKQLLAVDGRLHLDFSITSTGSSQNYTRSYYMNGRDYVISGSCDEHVVRICCAQTGRRLRDVSLEGKGSGASMFVQSLRGDPFRDFSMSVLAAYIRPSSNSEIVKVNLLASTDQDKGNLYTRHSHPLCSSGG, encoded by the exons ATGTATTCTTGTCAGGCTAGAGGAGTTCCACCTAATAAACAAGTTCTGTCAGCTCTTTTCAAG GCCAAACTGAAAAAAGCCCGCCATGAGGTGTCTAGCTTAGTGATTTTGCTGGATGACATCAAGGATACTGATTTCCACCCACTACTCGATTTGTTGACGGAAGCTGATCTTTCTGAGATTGATGCAGTAGATATTATAAATAGATCTGTCTGCATCCTGAGTTGGGAGTATCTTCTTGCTTTAATGCGTGTCAGCAGTAGGAAGCTTCGAGTTGTTGATATCCAGGATATATTGTTTGGAAAGGACTTCTTGCT GGATCTTGCTCAACGCGGCTTACCATGCCAAATCCTGAATCTGAGGTCCTCCCATTTCCGAAAACTCAACATGATTGGGAATTTTGCGCGGATGCACACTCTTAATCTAGATTTCAGTGCATCACTTACGAATTTCCGTGAGGACTGTTTTACCTGCATGCCAAATTTGAAGTTCCTTTCATTGTGTGAAACAAGAATCACTAATTTATGGACTACCACTGCTGCACTTGCGAAACTCCCCGCCTTAGTTGAATTACGCTTTCAGCATTTCTTACAGGATGATGAAGCACGGAAGCATGCTGCATCAGATAGAAGGAATGATTACTGGGATTCAGATCATATGCAGACTAGTATTCATGATGAAGCACCGTCAGTTAGTGGTGAAAATATCATGTATAGGATTTTTAATGAAGAAGACCAATATTTGAATAATACTGATATGAATCTTGATATGAGTAGCGAAACAGAAGATTCATCTGATGACAGTGAAGTGGACTTTTCAAGTCAGGATCGTGAAACGAGTTTCATGGAACTCTTGCCTGATGTACCTCCTGGTTGGGAGGATCTGCTTAATCTGCGAAATGAG GTTTCTTTTGGAACGTTGGAGATGCAGGATGACGAAGAACCATTCTTCCGTTTGTCTGACACACGGCTTCCTTACATTACTCCAAAGAAGTGTATATCTCATAATCCTTCACCgatatgttttgaaaaattctACCGTGAGTACATGATAGCTTCACTGCCAAACCTGAAAATTCTAGATAACTTGCATATTAGGAAGGTTGACAGAGAAAAGGCCATATTGATCTTCTCAGAAAAATTTGAGCACCTGCCGTATAAGAGGAAGTATAAGGACAGTGTTGTCAGCATTCTGCAAAAGCGTGAGATTAGAGCAAACCATACTCATGGGCCCTCTCCTAGGAGAAAGTCGCAATACTTTTATTCTAGGTCATTGTCTGCTGCAAAAGTTGGTTCTGTTGCTTGGCCTTCCCTTCGTCCCCTCTCGATCGTGGGCACCACAGCAAGAGATGATCAAAGAAGTTACCGACCACGCCAATTTGAGTATCATCCATCTGATGCAAGCCTTATGGTTTTTGGAACACTGGATGGTGAAGTAATTGTTATCAACCATGAGAGTGAAAAAATTGTCAGTTATATTCCCTCACTTGGAGCAATGAACAGTGTTCTGGGTTTATGCTGGCTCAAAAATTATCCCTCCAAG GTCATTGCTGGTTCTGATAATGGTTCACTTAGATTATATGACATCCGGTTGATGCCTACAACAGCCACAGGCAGTCATCAGAGTGCAGGTTCAATTATGTTTGATGACTTTGACCAGTTAACGTCTGTTCATGTCAACTCTACCGATGAATTATTTCTTGCAAGTGGATACTCAAAACATGTTGCTCTGTACGACATTAGCAGTGGCAGACGGTTGCAGGTGTTTGATGATATGCATCGAGAACATATAAATGTCGTTAAATTTGCACACCACTCTCCATCTATTTTTGCCACTTCATCATTTGATCGGGATGTTAAGTTGTGGGATTTAAGACAGAAACCAAACCATCCTTGCTACACTGCTTTAAGTTCTCGAGGAAATGTGATGGTTTGCTTTTCTCCTGATGACCAATATCTTCTTGTCTCAGCTGTTGACAATGAG GTGAAACAACTGTTAGCTGTTGATGGGAGGCTCCATCTAGATTTTAGTATTACTTCAACAGGGAGCTCTCAGAATTACACGCGATCTTATTACATGAACGGAAGGGATTATGTCATCAGCGGAAGCTGTGATGAACATGTAGTCCGCATCTGTTGTGCTCAAACGGGTAGGCGGCTTAGAGATGTATCATTGGAG GGAAAAGGTTCAGGAGCTTCAATGTTTGTCCAATCATTGAGGGGTGATCCTTTCAGA GATTTTAGCATGAGCGTTTTGGCAGCATATATACGTCCAAGCTCAAACTCAGAAATTGTTAAG GTAAATCTGTTGGCATCAACTGACCAAGACAAAGGGAACTTGTACACTCGGCATTCTCATCCACTATGTAGTAGCGGAGGCTGA
- the LOC107008518 gene encoding peamaclein: MKRFLVAFMLLFALLLTSSFLQPATAKSVYCAQKCEARCSKAGLKDRCVKYCELCCAKCKCVPNGTYGNKHQCPCYRDMKNSKGKPKCP, translated from the exons ATGAAGAGGTTTTTGGTAGCTTTTATGTTGCTCTTTGCTCTGCTTTTGACATCCTCCTTTCTTCAACCTGCAACCGCCAAATCAG TGTACTGCGCGCAGAAATGCGAGGCTCGGTGCTCCAAGGCAGGACTGAAGGATCGGTGCGTGAAATACTGTGAGTTATGCTGTGCAAAGTGCAAATGCGTTCCAAATGGGACTTATGGAAATAAGCATCAATGCCCTTGTTATAGGGACATGAAGAACTCTAAGGGAAAGCCCAAATGTCCTTAG